Proteins from a genomic interval of Mycoplasmopsis columboralis:
- a CDS encoding endonuclease, with amino-acid sequence MNLKKLLLISGSILAAIPTVAIAAACGPQVQKDQPTTPEKPAEPAPTPANPGTTTGETPTAPVTPTQPVNADAVFEVVSLDNLKSEVAFSKTKNRNTVRARKGADGSLVLVSGGSQPKDLLKLKDGLDLSKLTFLTYTNKKDSSKTYQYIEATITDDNTLTFTYTYDRKSITQVIKLSDSASSNSTEQPAQPSNNATTTASEAQDGNLVVVSVANLQAEIEFSQGKGFPTLRLRKFDDSGILKGGGSAKKELVKFKEGIDLSKVSFLTYTNRKDASKSYDYLDAKILADGNLEVTYTYDGQSVTQVIKVNNSTSSNNSSTGSNSSVSVEPVVVASGNYEYVYDSSNDYYKALEGLSGVALAQKINEIQNSRHKTTNYGMLPSFYNSSSAFKDNFYEKDGTILDIYSENPAGKDPYTYRTYSGNQASAEGQGMNREHVIPQSWFNKAEPIRSDAHFVWPTDIKVNGLRGNLPHDNVVNVSQTTRNGSKLGANDLRQSVFEPIDAFKGDVARAYLYFSLTYNNKDIYSGTSIFQRNFPYLPSHYLNTYLGWNAKDVVDPFDVTRNNEGEKYNKLRNPFIDYPDLAENLYGSNPKPFVNKGVLVSLRAKS; translated from the coding sequence ATGAATTTAAAAAAATTATTACTTATTAGCGGATCAATCTTAGCCGCAATTCCTACAGTAGCTATTGCAGCTGCATGTGGGCCGCAAGTACAAAAAGATCAACCTACAACACCTGAGAAACCAGCTGAACCAGCACCAACTCCAGCAAATCCAGGTACTACAACTGGTGAAACACCTACTGCACCAGTTACTCCAACACAACCAGTTAATGCTGATGCAGTTTTTGAAGTAGTTTCATTAGATAATTTAAAATCTGAAGTTGCATTTTCAAAAACTAAAAATCGCAATACAGTTAGAGCTCGTAAAGGAGCTGATGGTTCATTGGTATTAGTTTCTGGTGGAAGTCAACCAAAAGATTTATTAAAACTAAAAGATGGTCTTGATTTAAGTAAATTAACTTTCTTAACATACACCAACAAAAAAGATTCAAGTAAAACTTATCAATATATTGAAGCAACAATTACTGATGATAATACTTTAACATTCACATACACTTATGATCGGAAATCAATCACTCAAGTGATAAAATTATCAGATTCAGCATCATCAAATTCAACTGAACAACCAGCTCAACCTTCAAATAATGCTACAACTACAGCTTCTGAAGCTCAAGATGGTAATTTAGTGGTTGTATCAGTTGCGAACTTGCAAGCTGAAATTGAATTCTCACAAGGAAAAGGTTTTCCAACTTTAAGACTTAGAAAATTTGATGATTCAGGAATCTTAAAAGGTGGAGGTAGTGCCAAAAAAGAATTAGTTAAATTCAAAGAAGGCATTGATTTATCTAAAGTCTCATTCTTAACATACACCAACAGAAAAGATGCAAGCAAAAGTTATGATTATTTAGATGCTAAAATTTTAGCTGATGGTAATTTAGAAGTAACTTACACTTATGATGGTCAATCTGTTACTCAAGTAATTAAAGTTAATAATTCAACTTCTTCAAACAATTCATCAACAGGCAGTAACAGCAGCGTAAGTGTTGAACCTGTTGTAGTTGCAAGTGGTAATTACGAATATGTTTATGATAGCTCAAATGATTACTACAAAGCTTTAGAGGGCTTATCTGGAGTGGCGCTAGCTCAAAAAATTAACGAAATTCAAAACAGCAGACACAAAACCACAAATTACGGAATGCTTCCTAGCTTTTACAACAGCAGTAGTGCTTTTAAAGATAACTTCTACGAAAAAGACGGAACTATTTTAGATATTTATTCTGAAAATCCAGCTGGTAAAGATCCATATACATATAGAACTTATTCAGGTAATCAAGCCAGTGCTGAAGGACAAGGAATGAACCGTGAACACGTTATTCCACAATCATGATTTAATAAAGCAGAACCTATTAGAAGTGACGCTCACTTTGTATGACCTACAGATATTAAAGTTAATGGTTTAAGAGGTAATTTACCTCATGATAATGTTGTTAATGTTAGTCAAACAACAAGAAATGGTTCAAAATTAGGAGCTAACGACTTAAGACAATCAGTCTTTGAACCAATTGATGCCTTTAAAGGCGATGTTGCAAGAGCTTATTTATATTTCTCTTTAACATACAATAACAAAGATATTTATTCAGGAACAAGTATTTTCCAAAGAAACTTCCCTTATCTTCCTTCTCACTACTTAAATACTTATTTAGGATGAAACGCTAAAGATGTAGTTGATCCTTTTGATGTGACAAGAAATAATGAAGGAGAAAAATACAATAAGTTGAGAAATCCATTTATTGATTATCCTGACTTAGCTGAAAACTTATATGGAAGCAACCCAAAACCTTTTGTTAATAAAGGGGTATTGGTTTCACTAAGAGCTAAAAGCTAA
- a CDS encoding ABC transporter ATP-binding protein, whose product MIDFENLKKHIFWKLTKGYRPWIVISVFMVILETVSNVILPLLIGFMVDKGLQVKVVDSLGTISYTTNLDQVIFYGSLLIVFAITGLVLGVIGGIASAKASAGIGKNIRSAVYFKASKFAFENIDKYSVATLINRMGNDVANIVNAFNQMVRLPIRATFMFILALVFSISLSPQLSLMFLVILPLLVIFFALIWWKTYPIFKKTFVIYDDFNQKVQENLQGMRTIKSYVTEKSEANIIAEKIQKLTKINIYAEHGIILGGPAFSIVIFSAILFLGGYGTHLILDGTVTTGAILSFSSYVWQTSIAVTMFVGVIGSTVIAGPSAKRIFEIIKETPAIDENSSGITEVENGSITFKNVSLKYPSNKGNSLNNLTFNVPAGSTLGVVGRTGSGKSSLVALIARLYDVTEGEVLVAGVNVKKYNLHSLRDAVAVVLQKNNLFSGTIRENMQWGNEHASDEQIYQALANAGILEFVLSLEKKLDTQVEQGGTNFSGGQKQRLCIARALLKNPKILVLDDSTSAVDTKTEKIIQNALNTQIQECTKVIIAQRISSVINADHIIVVDQGEIVAQGTHEQLIENNEFYNSIYQAQLNAGGINEN is encoded by the coding sequence ATGATTGATTTTGAAAACTTGAAAAAACACATTTTTTGAAAATTAACCAAAGGTTATCGACCTTGAATTGTTATTAGTGTGTTTATGGTTATCTTAGAAACAGTATCAAACGTAATTTTGCCATTACTTATTGGTTTTATGGTTGATAAAGGTTTACAAGTTAAGGTTGTTGATTCATTAGGAACAATTAGTTATACTACTAATTTAGACCAAGTAATTTTTTATGGTTCGCTTTTAATTGTTTTTGCCATTACGGGATTAGTGCTTGGAGTAATTGGTGGAATTGCTTCAGCTAAAGCTTCAGCAGGAATTGGTAAAAACATCCGATCAGCTGTGTATTTTAAAGCTTCAAAATTTGCTTTTGAAAACATTGATAAATACAGTGTTGCTACTTTAATTAATCGGATGGGAAATGATGTAGCCAACATTGTCAATGCTTTTAATCAAATGGTGCGCTTACCAATTCGAGCAACTTTTATGTTTATTTTAGCGCTCGTGTTTTCAATTTCACTAAGTCCACAATTATCATTAATGTTTTTAGTGATTTTACCTCTACTTGTAATCTTTTTTGCGTTAATTTGATGAAAAACTTACCCAATTTTTAAAAAGACTTTTGTTATTTATGATGACTTTAACCAAAAAGTTCAAGAAAACCTGCAAGGGATGCGTACTATTAAATCCTATGTAACTGAAAAAAGTGAAGCTAATATTATTGCTGAGAAAATTCAAAAACTCACCAAAATTAACATTTATGCTGAACACGGGATTATTTTAGGAGGGCCAGCCTTTTCAATTGTTATTTTCAGTGCAATTTTATTTTTAGGAGGGTATGGAACTCATTTAATTTTAGATGGAACAGTAACCACCGGAGCTATTTTATCTTTTTCTTCTTATGTGTGACAAACATCAATTGCAGTAACTATGTTTGTAGGGGTGATTGGATCAACAGTTATTGCCGGACCTAGTGCAAAGCGGATTTTTGAAATTATTAAAGAAACACCAGCAATTGATGAAAATTCAAGTGGTATTACTGAAGTTGAAAATGGAAGTATTACTTTTAAAAATGTTTCATTAAAATATCCTTCTAATAAAGGAAATAGTTTAAACAATTTAACTTTTAATGTTCCTGCTGGAAGTACTTTAGGAGTAGTTGGTCGTACTGGTTCAGGAAAATCTTCGTTAGTGGCTCTTATTGCTCGTTTATATGATGTAACCGAAGGAGAAGTATTGGTTGCAGGCGTTAATGTGAAAAAATATAATCTCCACTCTTTACGTGATGCTGTAGCGGTAGTACTGCAAAAAAACAATCTTTTTAGCGGCACCATTAGAGAAAATATGCAATGGGGAAATGAGCACGCTTCTGATGAACAAATTTATCAAGCCTTAGCTAATGCTGGAATTTTAGAGTTTGTTTTATCTTTAGAAAAGAAATTAGACACTCAAGTAGAGCAAGGAGGAACTAATTTTTCAGGTGGGCAAAAACAACGTCTTTGTATTGCTCGGGCATTACTTAAAAATCCAAAGATTTTAGTCTTAGATGATTCAACTTCTGCAGTAGATACTAAAACTGAAAAAATCATTCAAAATGCATTAAATACTCAAATTCAAGAATGTACAAAAGTGATTATTGCCCAAAGAATTTCTTCGGTTATTAATGCTGATCACATTATTGTAGTTGATCAAGGTGAAATTGTAGCTCAAGGAACTCATGAGCAATTAATAGAAAATAATGAGTTTTACAACTCAATTTATCAAGCACAACTTAACGCAGGAGGTATTAATGAGAATTAA
- a CDS encoding LemA family protein, translating into MSNLFDQTKTNTEEFNPASDNRPKPAQAGIFGKIIYILFCIITLGIPYISTKNKFMRMQNKINNSASGIDIQLTKRYDTLTKLRDAVASYKKQEEDMVDKFAKMRSLLTSNPVANASEIEALNNQVFGRLIAISENYPELKSSTLFKDLMEQATYLEREISAARRIYNMDVNEFNTLLFNWPHSVVASFQGLQTKPLYQASALQRQDVNLSI; encoded by the coding sequence ATGTCAAATCTTTTTGATCAAACTAAAACCAACACAGAAGAATTTAATCCAGCTTCAGATAACAGACCCAAACCAGCTCAAGCGGGAATTTTTGGAAAAATTATTTACATTTTATTTTGCATTATTACATTAGGAATTCCTTACATTTCTACAAAAAACAAATTTATGCGAATGCAAAACAAAATTAACAATTCAGCATCAGGAATTGATATTCAACTTACCAAACGTTACGATACATTAACAAAGCTTCGTGATGCAGTTGCTTCTTATAAAAAACAAGAAGAAGATATGGTTGACAAATTCGCTAAAATGCGTTCACTTTTAACTTCAAATCCTGTTGCGAACGCAAGCGAAATTGAAGCATTAAACAATCAAGTTTTTGGTCGTTTAATTGCTATTTCTGAAAACTATCCAGAGCTTAAATCTTCTACACTCTTTAAAGATTTAATGGAACAAGCTACTTACCTTGAAAGAGAAATTTCAGCAGCTCGAAGAATTTACAACATGGACGTAAATGAATTTAACACATTATTGTTTAACTGACCACATTCAGTAGTTGCAAGTTTCCAAGGGTTGCAAACCAAACCTCTTTATCAAGCTTCAGCTTTACAAAGACAAGACGTTAACTTATCAATTTAA